The Streptomyces avermitilis MA-4680 = NBRC 14893 genome contains a region encoding:
- a CDS encoding ABC transporter substrate-binding protein → MSNARATHLTRRGILAAGGAFGLGAALAACGDDKAKDSGSDSGTAAAKSGPWSFKDDRGQTAKADKTPSSIVAFTGVAAALYDYGVDVKGVFGPTKTKDGKADVQAGDLDISKVTILGNEYGQFNIEKYAALAPDLLITTMFDDAGSLWYVPAESKKKVLAVGAPSVGISVYDRQLTEPLQRMLALAKSLGADTSSATITKAKKRFEDAAARLRAATKANPDIKVLAGSASQDIFYVSTSNLSIDLEYFKALGVNFVEPSASALKASGGWFENLSWENVDKYKADVIIMDNRSSTIQPADITKATWKKLPAVKAGQVTARNPEPILSYDKCAPLLEDLAEAIEKAKKVS, encoded by the coding sequence ATGTCCAACGCCCGTGCCACCCATCTCACCCGTCGCGGCATCCTCGCGGCAGGCGGCGCCTTCGGCCTCGGTGCCGCGCTCGCCGCCTGCGGGGACGACAAGGCGAAAGACAGTGGCTCGGACAGCGGGACGGCGGCTGCCAAGTCCGGCCCCTGGTCCTTCAAGGACGACCGCGGCCAGACCGCCAAGGCGGACAAGACCCCGTCGAGCATCGTCGCCTTCACCGGTGTCGCCGCCGCGCTGTACGACTACGGCGTCGACGTCAAGGGCGTCTTCGGCCCGACGAAGACCAAGGACGGCAAGGCCGACGTCCAGGCCGGCGACCTCGACATCAGCAAGGTGACGATCCTCGGCAACGAGTACGGCCAGTTCAACATCGAGAAGTACGCGGCCCTCGCGCCCGACCTGCTGATCACCACGATGTTCGACGACGCCGGCTCGCTCTGGTACGTGCCCGCGGAGTCCAAGAAGAAGGTCCTCGCCGTCGGCGCCCCGAGCGTCGGGATCTCCGTCTACGACCGCCAGTTGACCGAGCCCCTCCAGCGCATGCTGGCGCTGGCGAAGTCGCTCGGCGCCGACACCTCCTCCGCCACGATCACCAAGGCCAAGAAGCGTTTCGAGGACGCCGCCGCCCGACTGCGCGCGGCCACCAAGGCCAACCCGGACATCAAGGTGCTGGCCGGTTCCGCGAGCCAGGACATCTTCTACGTCTCGACCTCGAACCTCTCCATCGACCTGGAGTACTTCAAGGCCCTCGGCGTGAACTTCGTCGAGCCCTCCGCCTCCGCGCTGAAGGCGAGCGGCGGCTGGTTCGAGAACCTGAGCTGGGAGAACGTCGACAAGTACAAGGCCGACGTCATCATCATGGACAACCGCTCCTCGACCATCCAGCCCGCCGACATCACCAAGGCGACCTGGAAGAAGCTGCCCGCCGTCAAGGCCGGCCAGGTCACCGCCCGCAACCCCGAGCCGATCCTGTCGTACGACAAGTGCGCCCCGCTGCTCGAGGACCTCGCCGAGGCCATCGAGAAGGCGAAGAAGGTCAGCTGA
- a CDS encoding acyl-CoA dehydrogenase family protein — MDHRLTPELEELRRTVEEFAHDVVAPKIGDFYERHEFPYEIVREMGRMGLFGLPFPEEYGGMGGDYLALGIALEELARVDSSVAITLEAGVSLGAMPIHLFGTDAQKAEWLPRLCSGEILGAFGLTEPDGGSDAGATRTTARLDESTNEWVINGTKCFITNSGTDITGLVTVTAVTGRKPDGKPLISSIIVPSGTPGFTVAAPYSKVGWNASDTRELSFADVRVPAANLLGEQGRGYAQFLRILDEGRIAISALATGLAQGCVDESVKYAGERHAFGRNIGAYQAIQFKIADMEMKAHMARVGWRDAASRLVAGEPFKKEAAIAKLYSSTVAVDNAREATQIHGGYGFMNEYPVARMWRDSKILEIGEGTSEVQRMLIARELGLVG; from the coding sequence ATGGACCACCGTCTCACCCCCGAGCTGGAAGAACTCCGCCGCACGGTCGAGGAGTTCGCGCACGACGTCGTCGCCCCCAAGATCGGCGACTTCTACGAGCGGCACGAGTTCCCGTACGAGATCGTCCGCGAGATGGGCCGCATGGGCCTGTTCGGGCTGCCGTTCCCGGAGGAGTACGGCGGCATGGGCGGCGACTATCTGGCGCTCGGCATCGCCCTCGAAGAACTCGCCCGCGTCGACTCCTCCGTCGCCATCACCCTGGAGGCCGGGGTCTCACTGGGCGCGATGCCGATCCACCTCTTCGGGACGGACGCGCAGAAGGCGGAGTGGCTCCCCCGGCTGTGTTCCGGCGAGATCCTCGGCGCCTTCGGTCTCACCGAGCCGGACGGCGGCTCGGACGCGGGCGCGACGCGCACGACGGCCCGCCTGGACGAGTCGACGAACGAATGGGTGATCAACGGCACCAAGTGCTTCATCACCAACTCGGGCACCGACATCACGGGGTTGGTGACGGTCACGGCGGTCACCGGCCGGAAGCCCGACGGGAAACCGCTGATCTCCTCGATCATCGTCCCGTCCGGCACGCCCGGCTTCACGGTCGCCGCCCCGTACTCGAAGGTCGGCTGGAACGCCTCGGACACCCGCGAGCTGTCCTTCGCCGACGTCCGCGTCCCGGCCGCGAACCTGCTGGGCGAACAGGGCCGCGGGTACGCGCAGTTCCTGCGGATCCTCGACGAGGGACGGATCGCCATCTCGGCCCTGGCCACCGGGCTCGCCCAGGGCTGCGTGGACGAGTCGGTGAAGTACGCCGGGGAACGGCACGCGTTCGGGCGGAACATCGGGGCGTACCAGGCCATCCAGTTCAAGATCGCCGATATGGAGATGAAGGCGCACATGGCCCGCGTCGGCTGGCGTGACGCCGCGTCCCGCCTGGTCGCCGGCGAGCCCTTCAAGAAGGAGGCGGCGATCGCCAAGCTCTACTCGTCCACGGTCGCCGTCGACAACGCCCGCGAGGCCACCCAGATCCACGGCGGCTACGGCTTCATGAACGAGTACCCGGTGGCCCGGATGTGGCGCGACTCCAAGATCCTGGAGATCGGCGAGGGCACCAGCGAGGTGCAGCGGATGCTGATCGCAAGGGAGTTGGGGCTCGTGGGCTGA
- a CDS encoding hydroxymethylglutaryl-CoA lyase: MSTPESGLPMVVPAQDLPARVRIHEVGARDGLQNEKGTVPTEVKAEFIRRLADAGLTTIEATSFVHPKWVPQLADAEQLFPLVSDLPVALPVLVPNERGLDRALVLGARQVAVFASATESFAKANLNRTVDEALAMFEPVVTRAKAADVRVRGYLSMCFGDPWEGAVPIHQVVRVCKSLLDMGCDELSLGDTIGVATPGHVQDLLAELTEEGVPTRAIGVHFHDTYGQALANTLAALQHGVTTVDASAGGLGGCPYARSATGNLATEDLVWMLQGLGIDTGVDLARLTATSVWMAERLGRPSPSRTVRALSHKEQ; this comes from the coding sequence ATGAGCACCCCCGAGTCGGGCCTCCCCATGGTCGTACCGGCCCAGGACCTCCCCGCCCGCGTCCGCATCCACGAGGTCGGCGCGCGCGACGGCCTCCAGAACGAGAAGGGGACGGTCCCGACGGAGGTCAAGGCGGAGTTCATCCGCCGCCTCGCCGACGCGGGGCTGACCACCATCGAGGCCACCAGCTTCGTCCACCCGAAGTGGGTGCCCCAACTCGCCGACGCGGAGCAGCTGTTCCCGCTCGTGAGCGACCTCCCCGTGGCGCTCCCGGTCCTGGTGCCGAACGAACGCGGGCTGGACCGCGCACTGGTCCTGGGCGCCCGTCAGGTCGCCGTCTTCGCCAGCGCCACCGAGTCCTTCGCGAAGGCCAACCTCAACCGCACGGTGGACGAGGCGCTGGCCATGTTCGAGCCGGTGGTCACCCGTGCGAAGGCCGCGGACGTGCGGGTGCGCGGTTACCTCTCCATGTGCTTCGGCGACCCCTGGGAGGGCGCGGTCCCGATCCACCAGGTCGTGCGGGTCTGCAAGTCCCTCCTGGACATGGGCTGCGACGAGCTGAGCCTCGGCGACACGATCGGGGTCGCCACCCCCGGCCATGTCCAGGACCTCCTCGCCGAACTGACCGAGGAGGGCGTGCCGACCCGTGCGATCGGCGTGCACTTCCACGACACCTACGGCCAGGCGCTCGCCAACACCCTCGCCGCGCTCCAGCACGGCGTCACGACCGTCGACGCCTCCGCGGGCGGCCTCGGCGGCTGCCCGTACGCCAGGTCCGCGACCGGAAACCTCGCCACCGAAGACCTCGTGTGGATGCTTCAGGGCCTCGGTATCGACACCGGAGTCGACCTCGCCCGTCTCACCGCCACGAGCGTGTGGATGGCCGAGCGACTGGGCCGGCCCAGCCCCTCCCGCACCGTCCGCGCCCTCTCCCACAAGGAGCAATGA
- a CDS encoding acetyl/propionyl/methylcrotonyl-CoA carboxylase subunit alpha — MFDTVLVANRGEIAVRVIRTLRALGVRSVAVFSDADADARHVREADTAVRIGPPPAAESYLSVERLLEAAARTGAQAVHPGYGFLAENAGFARACADAGLVFIGPPADAISLMGDKIRAKETVQAVGVPVVPGSSGSGLTDAQLVDAAREIGMPVLLKPSAGGGGKGMRLVRDERLLADEIAAARREARASFGDDTLLVERWVDRPRHIEIQVLADGHGNVVHLGERECSLQRRHQKVIEEAPSVLLDEATRAAMGEAAVQAARSCGYEGAGTVEFIVPGGDPSSYYFMEMNTRLQVEHPVTELVTGLDLVEWQLRVAAGERLPYGQRDIELTGHAVEARICAEDPARGFLPSGGTVLALHEPQSDVVRTDSGLSEGTEVGSLYDPMLSKVIAYGPDRPTALRRLRAALAETVTLGVQTNAGFLRRLLAHPAVVAGDLDTGLVEREVDGLVAQAVPPEVYAAAALLRHAALGPQASGTSDSSGSFGTSGSPGTSGASGSSGASAWVDPFSVPDGWRLGGERAWTAHHMRPAGQDPVTVRVRATADGGVELLLDDGLPPLRGTLPVAVAARGGAASRFAFRLDGVTHTFAALPDGTWLGRDGDSWHLRDHDPVAASLTGAAHSGVDSLTAPMPGTVTVVKVAVGDEVAAGQSLLVVEAMKMEHVISAPHAGTVSELDVTPGTTVAMDQVLAVITPAEEETA, encoded by the coding sequence ATGTTCGACACCGTTCTTGTGGCCAACCGGGGTGAGATCGCCGTCCGCGTCATCCGTACCCTGCGCGCGCTGGGCGTGCGCTCGGTGGCCGTCTTCTCCGACGCCGACGCGGACGCACGGCACGTCCGCGAGGCCGACACGGCCGTACGGATCGGTCCGCCGCCGGCCGCCGAGAGCTATCTGTCCGTGGAGCGGCTGCTGGAGGCGGCCGCCCGGACCGGCGCGCAGGCGGTGCACCCGGGGTACGGCTTCCTCGCGGAGAACGCCGGCTTCGCGCGTGCGTGCGCCGACGCGGGGCTCGTGTTCATCGGGCCGCCCGCGGACGCGATCTCCTTGATGGGCGACAAGATCCGCGCCAAGGAGACGGTGCAGGCGGTCGGCGTCCCGGTGGTCCCCGGCTCCTCGGGCAGCGGCCTGACGGACGCCCAGCTGGTCGACGCGGCACGGGAGATCGGCATGCCCGTACTCCTGAAGCCCAGCGCGGGCGGCGGCGGCAAGGGCATGCGGCTGGTGCGCGACGAGAGGCTGCTCGCCGACGAGATCGCCGCCGCCCGCCGCGAGGCCCGCGCCTCCTTCGGCGACGACACGCTCCTCGTGGAGCGTTGGGTGGACCGCCCCCGGCACATCGAGATCCAGGTCCTGGCGGACGGCCACGGCAACGTGGTGCACCTGGGCGAGCGCGAGTGCTCGCTCCAGCGCCGCCACCAGAAGGTCATCGAGGAGGCGCCCAGCGTGCTCCTCGACGAGGCGACCCGCGCCGCGATGGGCGAGGCGGCGGTCCAGGCGGCCCGCTCCTGCGGCTACGAGGGCGCGGGCACCGTCGAGTTCATCGTCCCCGGCGGGGACCCCTCCTCGTACTACTTCATGGAGATGAACACCCGCCTTCAGGTCGAGCACCCGGTCACCGAGCTGGTCACCGGCCTCGACCTGGTGGAGTGGCAGCTCCGGGTGGCCGCGGGCGAGCGCCTTCCGTACGGGCAGCGGGACATCGAACTCACCGGGCACGCGGTCGAGGCCCGCATCTGCGCCGAGGACCCCGCGCGCGGCTTCCTTCCCTCCGGGGGGACGGTGCTCGCGCTGCACGAGCCACAGAGCGACGTGGTGCGCACCGACTCGGGCCTCTCCGAGGGCACCGAGGTCGGCAGCCTGTACGACCCGATGCTCTCCAAGGTCATCGCGTACGGCCCCGACCGCCCGACCGCGCTGCGCAGGCTCCGGGCGGCGCTCGCGGAGACGGTCACACTCGGCGTGCAGACCAACGCCGGGTTCCTGCGGCGGCTGCTGGCCCACCCGGCGGTCGTGGCGGGGGACTTGGACACGGGCCTGGTGGAGCGGGAGGTGGACGGGCTCGTCGCGCAGGCGGTCCCGCCGGAGGTGTACGCGGCGGCGGCGCTGCTGCGCCACGCCGCCCTCGGCCCCCAGGCTTCAGGGACCTCGGATTCCTCCGGGTCCTTCGGGACATCCGGGTCCCCCGGGACCTCAGGGGCCTCCGGCTCGTCCGGGGCCTCCGCCTGGGTCGATCCGTTCTCCGTGCCCGACGGCTGGCGTCTGGGCGGCGAGCGTGCCTGGACGGCTCACCACATGCGGCCGGCGGGGCAGGATCCCGTGACCGTCCGCGTGCGCGCCACGGCGGACGGCGGCGTCGAGCTGCTACTCGACGACGGACTGCCGCCCCTGCGGGGCACGCTCCCCGTAGCGGTGGCCGCCCGCGGGGGCGCCGCGTCCCGGTTCGCCTTCCGGCTCGACGGCGTCACCCACACCTTCGCCGCCCTGCCGGACGGCACCTGGCTGGGCCGCGACGGCGACTCCTGGCACCTGCGCGACCACGACCCGGTCGCGGCGTCCCTCACCGGCGCCGCCCACTCCGGCGTCGACTCCCTCACCGCCCCCATGCCCGGCACGGTGACCGTCGTGAAGGTCGCCGTCGGGGACGAAGTGGCCGCCGGGCAGAGCCTGCTGGTGGTCGAGGCGATGAAGATGGAGCACGTCATCTCCGCCCCGCACGCCGGCACCGTCAGCGAGCTGGACGTCACACCGGGCACGACCGTCGCCATGGATCAGGTGCTGGCGGTCATCACCCCCGCAGAGGAGGAGACGGCATGA
- a CDS encoding carboxyl transferase domain-containing protein, with the protein MQEAPELTSAADPASEAWRANEAAHRTLGEELRAKLAAARLGGGERARARHTARGKLLPRDRVDTLLDPGSPFLELAPLAADGMYEGQAPAAGVVAGIGRVGGRECLVVANDATVKGGTYYPMTVKKHLRAQEVALENRLPCVYLVDSGGAFLPMQDEVFPDREHFGRIFYNQARMSGAGIPQIAAVLGSCTAGGAYVPAMSDEAVIVRGQGTIFLGGPPLVKAATGEVVTAEELGGGEVHARVSGVTDHLAEDDAHALRIVRNIVSTLPARGPLPWAVEPSVEPKVDPYGLYGAVPVDSRTPYDVREVIARVVDGSRFAEFKAEFGQTLVTGFARIHGHPVGIVANNGILFSESAQKGAHFIELCDQRGIPLVFLQNISGFMVGRQYEAGGIAKHGAKMVTAVACTRVPKLTVVIGGSYGAGNYSMCGRAYSPRFLWMWPGAKISVMGGEQAASVLATVKRDQLEARGESWPVDDEEAFKDPIRAQYEQQGSAYYATARLWDDGVIDPLETRQVLGLALTACANAPLPQKDYTAPGFGVFRM; encoded by the coding sequence CCTGGCGGGCCAACGAGGCGGCGCACCGCACGCTGGGCGAGGAGCTGCGCGCCAAGCTGGCGGCGGCCCGGCTGGGCGGCGGCGAGCGGGCACGGGCGCGGCACACCGCGCGCGGCAAGCTGCTGCCCCGGGACCGCGTGGACACGCTGCTGGACCCCGGATCACCGTTCCTGGAGCTGGCCCCGCTGGCGGCCGACGGGATGTACGAGGGGCAGGCCCCGGCCGCGGGGGTGGTCGCCGGGATCGGCCGGGTCGGCGGCCGCGAGTGCCTGGTCGTCGCCAATGACGCCACCGTCAAGGGCGGCACGTACTACCCGATGACCGTGAAGAAGCACCTGCGCGCCCAGGAGGTGGCCCTCGAGAACCGCCTCCCGTGCGTGTATCTCGTCGACTCCGGAGGCGCCTTCCTGCCCATGCAGGACGAGGTCTTCCCGGACCGCGAGCACTTCGGGCGGATCTTCTACAACCAGGCACGGATGTCGGGCGCCGGCATCCCCCAGATCGCGGCCGTCCTCGGGTCCTGCACGGCGGGCGGCGCGTATGTGCCCGCGATGAGCGACGAGGCCGTGATCGTGCGGGGCCAGGGCACGATCTTCCTGGGCGGCCCGCCCCTGGTGAAGGCGGCCACCGGCGAGGTGGTGACGGCCGAGGAGCTGGGCGGCGGCGAGGTCCACGCGCGCGTGTCGGGCGTGACGGACCATCTGGCGGAGGACGACGCGCACGCGCTGCGGATCGTGCGGAACATCGTCTCCACCCTGCCGGCGCGGGGCCCGCTGCCCTGGGCGGTCGAGCCGTCCGTCGAGCCGAAGGTGGATCCGTACGGGCTGTACGGCGCGGTGCCGGTCGACTCCCGCACCCCCTACGACGTCCGTGAGGTCATCGCGCGCGTGGTGGACGGTTCGCGCTTCGCCGAGTTCAAGGCGGAGTTCGGGCAGACCCTGGTCACCGGGTTCGCGCGGATCCACGGCCACCCGGTCGGCATCGTCGCCAACAACGGCATCCTGTTCTCCGAGTCGGCCCAGAAGGGCGCCCACTTCATCGAGCTGTGCGACCAGCGCGGCATCCCGCTGGTGTTCCTCCAGAACATCTCGGGCTTCATGGTCGGCCGGCAGTACGAGGCGGGGGGCATCGCCAAGCACGGCGCCAAGATGGTCACGGCCGTCGCCTGCACCCGCGTGCCGAAGCTGACCGTGGTGATCGGCGGGTCGTACGGCGCGGGCAACTACTCGATGTGCGGCCGGGCGTACTCGCCGCGCTTCCTGTGGATGTGGCCCGGCGCCAAGATCTCCGTGATGGGCGGCGAGCAGGCCGCGTCGGTCCTCGCGACCGTCAAGCGCGACCAGTTGGAGGCGCGCGGCGAGTCCTGGCCCGTCGACGACGAGGAGGCCTTCAAGGACCCGATCCGCGCCCAGTACGAGCAGCAGGGCAGCGCCTACTACGCGACGGCCCGCCTCTGGGACGACGGCGTGATCGACCCGCTGGAGACCCGGCAGGTACTGGGCCTCGCCCTGACCGCGTGCGCCAACGCGCCGCTTCCCCAAAAGGACTACACAGCGCCCGGCTTCGGCGTCTTCCGGATGTGA